From the genome of Thermococcus stetteri, one region includes:
- a CDS encoding sulfide-dependent adenosine diphosphate thiazole synthase: protein MREIEISRAIVEAYFNDILENLQLDVAIVGAGPSGMVAGYYLAKGGAKVAIFEKKLSTGGGIWGGAMGFNRVVVQESAREILDEFGVDYKPAGNGLYVLDSIELASTLASRTVKAGAKIFNMVEVEDLVVKDGRVSGLVVNWTPVRMTNLHVDPLTVEAKFVVDSTGHGAQVSQHLLKRGLINVIPGEGPMWAERGEELTVEHTKEVFPGLYVTGMAANAISGAPRMGPIFGGMLLSGRKAALEILQKLGK, encoded by the coding sequence ATGAGGGAGATTGAGATAAGCCGGGCAATAGTTGAGGCCTACTTCAACGACATCCTTGAGAACCTCCAGCTCGATGTTGCCATAGTCGGCGCCGGTCCTTCGGGAATGGTGGCCGGCTACTACCTCGCCAAGGGCGGCGCGAAGGTGGCCATCTTCGAGAAGAAGCTCTCCACAGGAGGCGGCATCTGGGGCGGGGCCATGGGCTTCAACCGCGTTGTCGTCCAGGAGAGCGCGAGGGAAATCCTCGACGAGTTCGGTGTGGACTACAAACCCGCTGGAAACGGCCTGTACGTTCTTGACTCCATCGAGCTCGCCTCAACGCTCGCGAGCAGGACGGTGAAGGCCGGGGCAAAGATATTCAACATGGTTGAGGTCGAAGACCTGGTTGTCAAGGACGGGAGGGTCTCCGGGCTCGTGGTAAACTGGACGCCGGTTAGGATGACGAACCTTCACGTTGACCCGCTCACGGTCGAGGCGAAGTTTGTGGTCGATTCAACGGGCCACGGGGCGCAGGTCAGCCAGCACCTCCTCAAGCGCGGGCTCATAAATGTCATCCCTGGGGAGGGCCCTATGTGGGCTGAGAGGGGAGAGGAGCTTACCGTCGAGCACACCAAGGAGGTCTTTCCGGGCCTCTACGTTACGGGAATGGCCGCAAACGCCATATCCGGAGCACCGAGGATGGGGCCTATATTCGGCGGGATGCTCCTGAGCGGGAGGAAAGCTGCCCTTGAGATCCTCCAAAAGCTCGGAAAGTGA
- the mrtA gene encoding CPBP family archaeomyxosortase MrtA: MREVVLFLLLLPLSFAPWLIHTSFWQHVAIVSIFYLLIPATISKLMGFRWEELGIAWPNGKGLKLFAVLFLASIPLSIYGGSIPEMRSYYPVFRYSGPLSFLVGEIGMGIVMLAHEAFYRGFLLFPLAKKNEWLAVILQDIPYTLVHIGKPGIEVPYAFVAGIIFAKMDLKGKSFVPSFLLHWFGSAFFDVLCAL, translated from the coding sequence GTGAGGGAAGTCGTGCTTTTCCTGCTTTTACTCCCCCTGAGCTTTGCCCCCTGGCTTATCCACACTTCCTTCTGGCAGCACGTTGCCATAGTCAGCATCTTTTACCTCCTAATTCCAGCGACAATCTCAAAGCTCATGGGCTTCCGCTGGGAGGAGCTCGGCATAGCTTGGCCAAACGGGAAGGGCCTAAAGCTCTTTGCGGTTCTCTTCCTGGCTTCGATACCCCTGAGCATCTACGGGGGGAGCATACCCGAGATGAGGTCGTACTATCCGGTTTTCCGCTACAGCGGGCCGTTATCTTTCCTCGTGGGAGAGATAGGGATGGGAATCGTTATGCTTGCCCACGAGGCCTTTTACCGCGGCTTCCTGCTCTTCCCTCTGGCCAAAAAGAACGAGTGGCTGGCTGTAATCCTCCAGGACATCCCCTACACGCTCGTCCACATCGGAAAGCCCGGAATAGAAGTCCCCTACGCGTTTGTTGCAGGCATAATCTTCGCAAAAATGGATTTGAAGGGAAAGAGCTTCGTTCCGAGCTTCCTCCTTCACTGGTTTGGCTCTGCTTTCTTCGACGTGCTCTGCGCACTCTGA
- the thiD gene encoding bifunctional hydroxymethylpyrimidine kinase/phosphomethylpyrimidine kinase has translation MAVLIIAGLDTGGGAGIRADVETVSALGEHPLPVVSTVTYQSPEEVRGVFPVPPDVIRGQIRAVKEAFGIKAVKIGLLHGEAIGTVAEETKGFKRVLDPVISSSSGFKFLDDDGLEELKKALIPGSVVTPNVPEAEALTGMEIGSVDDMKRAAEALVEELGAEAAVIKGGHLNFTDVLYWNGKTFEFPGERAEGFTHGTGCVFSSALATLMAKGLELPEAVERAKRFVEGAIRFSNGEGKAVNPLWELQRDAQRWKAREELEEGVEELVRLGELLNPYIPEVGTNFALATDFGEVFAVKGRVVRYGETVKPVGPVELNASDHLRRALLKMREFYPELKAVLNLRYSEELVEKAKKLGLKVSFYDRREEPEEVKRAENGTMEWGIESAVKRLGERPDVIYHLGDWGKEPMVLVFGRSAEEVVERVRLLLS, from the coding sequence ATGGCCGTGCTCATAATAGCGGGCCTCGACACCGGCGGCGGAGCGGGCATTAGGGCCGACGTGGAGACCGTCTCGGCCCTTGGGGAGCACCCTCTCCCCGTTGTTTCCACCGTAACCTATCAAAGCCCGGAAGAAGTTAGAGGGGTGTTTCCAGTCCCTCCCGACGTCATCCGGGGGCAGATAAGGGCCGTCAAGGAAGCCTTCGGGATTAAAGCAGTCAAGATAGGCCTCCTCCACGGGGAAGCCATAGGAACCGTTGCAGAGGAGACGAAGGGTTTTAAGAGGGTTCTCGACCCGGTAATTTCATCCTCCTCGGGTTTTAAGTTCCTGGACGATGACGGCCTGGAGGAACTCAAAAAGGCCCTCATCCCCGGCTCTGTGGTGACCCCAAACGTCCCTGAGGCGGAGGCACTTACGGGGATGGAGATAGGCTCGGTTGATGACATGAAAAGGGCGGCCGAGGCCCTCGTTGAGGAACTTGGGGCCGAGGCCGCCGTCATCAAGGGCGGGCACCTGAACTTCACGGACGTCCTGTACTGGAACGGGAAGACCTTTGAGTTCCCCGGGGAGCGCGCTGAGGGCTTCACCCATGGCACTGGTTGCGTCTTTTCCTCGGCTCTGGCGACTCTCATGGCCAAGGGCCTGGAGCTTCCCGAGGCCGTCGAGAGGGCCAAGCGCTTCGTCGAGGGGGCGATAAGGTTCTCAAACGGGGAAGGAAAGGCCGTCAACCCTCTCTGGGAGCTTCAGAGGGACGCCCAGAGGTGGAAGGCAAGGGAAGAGCTTGAGGAGGGCGTTGAAGAACTCGTCAGGCTTGGCGAACTCCTCAATCCCTACATCCCCGAGGTGGGCACTAACTTCGCCCTGGCAACGGACTTTGGGGAGGTCTTTGCCGTTAAGGGCCGCGTCGTCCGCTACGGTGAAACGGTGAAGCCTGTAGGCCCTGTCGAGCTCAACGCCAGCGACCACCTTAGAAGGGCTTTGTTGAAGATGAGGGAGTTCTATCCTGAGCTCAAAGCAGTACTCAACCTTCGCTATTCAGAAGAACTCGTCGAGAAGGCGAAAAAGCTCGGGCTCAAGGTTTCCTTCTACGACCGCAGGGAGGAGCCGGAGGAAGTTAAGAGGGCCGAGAATGGCACCATGGAGTGGGGGATCGAGAGTGCAGTGAAGAGGCTTGGGGAGAGGCCCGACGTAATTTACCACCTCGGGGACTGGGGGAAGGAGCCGATGGTGCTAGTCTTTGGGAGGAGTGCTGAAGAAGTTGTAGAGAGGGTGAGGCTCCTGCTGAGCTAA